The nucleotide sequence GTGATAGCAGAATACCGGTAAGAGCTGAAACATCAGAGGAAAGTGGTTGTGGCGGCAGTAGAGGTCGTCTTTATCGAATCTGTTCGGTCCTTTCACCCTAAACGCCCTATGCTCCCACCTCCCAGATCATCTTCTACGAGGACAGGAGCTTCCAGGGCCGCTGCTATGAGTGCAGCAGCGACTGCCCCGAGCTCAGCTCCCACTTCAGCCGCTGCAACTCCATCCGCGTGGAGAGCGGGGCCTGGGTGATCTTCGAGAGACCCAACTTCACCGGTTACCAGTACGTCCTGATGAGGGGGGAGTACCCCGACTTCCAGCGCTGGAACGGCTTCAACGACACCATCCGCTCCTGCCGCCTGATCAGACACGTAGGTCCCTGAGCAACGTGTGTTAAAACCGACTTCCCGACTCGTCTTTGTTCATCTGGCATCTCTCTAGCATGCGTAAAATACACTTGGCATGCAGTAATATAGAGTAGATCTAACTTTTGCCTGGATGCTGTGgctttgacctttgacccttAGCATCCTTACTTCGATATCAGCTTGTAATCCCGCTAATCTCGGAAATGAGGTCTCTTTTGTTGCGCGTAGTGCACTTTTCTCTTGTGAAAAGCGTCACCAGGTGCCCGAGAGTATCTTTCCAGCGCACACTGCTGTcgatataaacacaaaaacatgttGCGGATGTTTGATTTCTCTCCTGGATGTTGCTCATTAACAACTGAATGGGTCGATCAAGCATTAATACGGGCCTCAGCATTTTCAGACATAACCGGTGGGGCGTAGAGAGCGGTAGGTTTAGATGACGGTGCTTGCTTAGCAGAGTCCCTGTAGGAGGCTAATCAGGAGGCTAATCAGGCTAGTGTCTGACGTAGCTGTTGGCTTTATCTATTTCATCATAGCATGTGTCAGTTAACATTTCTCATGCATgtagggcgtccgggcagcgtggtggtctagtccgttgcctaccaacatggggatcgccggttcgaatccccgtgttacctccggcttggtcgggcgtccttacagacacaattggccgtgtctgcgggtgggaagccggatgtgggtgtgtgtcctggtcgctgcactagcgccgcctctggtgggTCGAGGcggctgttcagaggggagggagaactggggggaatcgcgtgaccctcccacgcgctacatccccctggcaaaacccctcactgtcaggtgtaaagaagcggctggcgactccacatgtatcagaggaggcatgtggtagtgtgcagcccccccccctcccggatcggcagagagggggtggagcagtgaccgggacggcccggaagagtggggtaattggccaagtacaattgtgagaaagagaggaagggggggaaaaaaacctcccAAATAACAAAACATTTCTCATGAATGAAGTTTTCACTCACATGCCTCTTCTTATGTTCAAGACTTCCGGGATGCACAGGATCCGCGTCTACGAGCGCCCTGACTTCAGCGGCCAGATGATGGAGTTTTGCGAGGAcatgcccaccctgcaggaccgCTTCCGCTTCCGCGAGGTGCACTCTGCCCACGTGCAGGACGGCGCCTGGGTCTTCTATGAGCACCCCACCTACAAGGGTCGCCAGTACCTGCTGGAGAGGGGCGAGTACCGCAGGCACTCCGAGTGGGGGGCCCTGCACCCCACCGTGGGCTCCTTCCGACGCGTCCTGGACTTTTAGAGCCCCTGATTCACCACCCAACCTTTGACCCTaaatcaccaccaccacccgttCTTCACCTGCTTCGTCCACTCATTCTCCCTTGACGACTAATGTCTTTTTGAATAAAAACAAAGCTGTACGCAAACTCCATCTGAGTGAGTCTttttttctgtcccccccccccccccgagttactCAACTGGAACAACCCCATCACCTTCCAGCTGATGTAGACACACGTGGCGATCAGTGAAGATGTGGCGCTGTTCACCAGGTAGAAACGACATGCgaaggggcgtccgggcagcgtgccGGTCTATACCgtggcccaccaacacggggctcggcggttcgaatcccgtgttgtctccggcttggccgggcgtccctacagacacaagtggccgtgtctgcgggtgggaagccggatgtgggtatgtgtcctggtcgctgcactagcgcctcctctggttggtcggggcgcctgttgggggctgggggggggggaatagcgtgatcctctcacgcgctacgtccccctggtgaaactcctcactgtcaggtgaaaagaagcaactggcgactccacatgtatgggaggaggcatgtggtagtctgcggcagagggggcggagcagcgaccgggatggctcggaagagtggggtaattgggcaagtacaattggggagggggggatgatAGGAGAAAACTGAACTCAACATCTATTTTTAACTGGTTTAACTATACAACAGCAAAATTAGTGAAAAAGCAGTTGAAAAGAGCATGATGGAAAGTCAAACTGAATTCATtaaagcatctatctatctatctatctatctatctatctatctatctatctatctatctatctatctatctatctatctatctatctatctatctatctatctatctatctatctatctatctgtgtgtatatctgtctgtctgtatatctatctatctgtctgtctatctattcatGTTCCACAACAGCTAAAACACTAGCTTTGTCTTGAAGTGTACATCAACATAAAACCTGCAGGGATTAAAAAAACCTGAATTGAAAAAAGAAAGGGAAACGAGTCTTTCTGCCATGTCAGGCTGTGTTTTGGTTGCGGGGTGCGGAGCGCGGCAGGTCACCTCGCGTGGCCCCAGACAGAGGCCGAAAGAGGTCCTGAAGCCTACAGCACTCTGTTATGGGCCACAAAGAACACTCCAGAAGAGTCACAACATAGTGTATCATCCTTTTGTCTTCCCACGTGAAGCCACCTGATGACCTCCAACGTCGACTTGAATGGGGGCGGAGCctgtggtggatgctgtgtgtgtgtgtgtgtgtgtgtgtgtgtgtttatgtctgcatgagtgtgtgtgtgtgtgtgtgtgtgcatgtctatctAGCCCCaccctctgcatgtgtgtgtgtgtgtgtgtacatgtctatcctaccgtgtgtgtgtgtgtgtgtgcgtgtgtgtgtgtgtgtgcatgtctatcctaccgtgtgtgtgtgtgtgtgtgtgcatgtctatctAGCcccaccctctgtgtgtgtgtgtgtgtgtgtgtgcatgtctatcctaccgtgtgtgtgtgtgtgtgtgtgtgtgtgtgtgtgtgtgtgtgtgtgcatgtctatcctaccgtgtgtgtgtgtgtgtgtgtgtgtgtgtgtgtgcatgtctatctAGCcccaccctctgtgtgtgtgtgtgtgtgtgtgtgtgtgcatgtctatcctaccgtgtg is from Lampris incognitus isolate fLamInc1 chromosome 21, fLamInc1.hap2, whole genome shotgun sequence and encodes:
- the LOC130131545 gene encoding gamma-crystallin M2-like, whose product is MDRVGKIIFYEDRSFQGRCYECSSDCPELSSHFSRCNSIRVESGAWVIFERPNFTGYQYVLMRGEYPDFQRWNGFNDTIRSCRLIRHTSGMHRIRVYERPDFSGQMMEFCEDMPTLQDRFRFREVHSAHVQDGAWVFYEHPTYKGRQYLLERGEYRRHSEWGALHPTVGSFRRVLDF